The Zingiber officinale cultivar Zhangliang chromosome 9A, Zo_v1.1, whole genome shotgun sequence genome window below encodes:
- the LOC122020718 gene encoding protein PSK SIMULATOR 1-like, with protein MVAEACDHKMRTSVATASAAAKKKQKKSDISKSPPSPAIVGILSFEVASAMSRAVSLYHSLSEPEMVRFRSQTLASPGVRHLISSDNTFLLTLALAEKLDDLNGIAAVASRLGRRCAYPALLGFEHVYSDLLAGRIDPSSLGFLSKDMDRTIRKMGRFVSSTSALYAELEVLTELENATKKIDQNPIHNESRQVFDQKIQWQRHDVKHLCDSSLWNQTYDKVVLILARAVCTIHSRICLVFGETIGSLDCLITDLSCQISSEIFTSTQHPVHSGSLRSGFLDSKSGQLPNLASDSVNSANFRREGPRFNCGASPGRFFMECLSLGSSVELREDIEQFENESCLSRPTYGSLVSFNSQVLQKMSTKRSKFGPMTKITRLAAPSMVGGSALALHYSNIIIIIEKLLKYPHLIGDDARDDLYQMLPSSLRASLRKSLKSYMKNLAIYDAPLAHDWKEALDEILSWLSPMAHDMIRWQTERNFEQQQIISRANVLLLQTIYFADRQKIEAVICELLVGLNYICRYEQQQNALLDCTSSLDFDDCMSWKMQYISEL; from the coding sequence ATGGTAGCGGAGGCCTGTGATCACAAGATGCGGACCTCCGTCGCTACGGCCTCCGCCGCGGCGaaaaagaagcagaagaagagtGACATCTCCAAGTCGCCGCCTTCTCCCGCCATAGTCGGGATCCTCTCCTTCGAGGTCGCCAGCGCCATGTCCCGTGCCGTTAGCCTTTACCACTCCCTTTCTGAACCTGAGATGGTGCGGTTCCGCTCCCAGACACTTGCGTCCCCAGGCGTGCGCCATCTCATCTCGTCCGACAACACCTTCCTCCTAACCCTCGCCCTCGCCGAGAAGCTGGACGATCTCAACGGCATCGCTGCCGTCGCCTCCCGCCTGGGCCGCCGTTGTGCGTACCCTGCCCTCCTTGGCTTCGAGCACGTCTACTCCGACCTCCTCGCCGGCCGCATCGATCCTTCCAGCCTTGGTTTCCTCTCCAAGGACATGGACAGGACCATCCGCAAGATGGGGCGCTTTGTCTCCTCTACTTCTGCTCTCTATGCCGAGCTGGAGGTCCTCACGGAGCTTGAGAACGCCACCAAGAAGATTGATCAAAACCCGATTCACAACGAGAGCCGTCAAGTCTTTGACCAGAAAATCCAATGGCAGCGGCATGATGTGAAGCACCTATGCGATTCCTCACTATGGAATCAGACTTACGATAAGGTCGTCCTCATCCTCGCCCGGGCTGTCTGCACCATTCACTCCCGGATATGCCTCGTGTTTGGGGAGACAATTGGTAGCTTGGATTGCCTAATTACCGACCTAAGTTGTCAGATTTCAAGTGAAATCTTTACCTCCACTCAGCACCCAGTTCATTCAGGTTCCCTAAGATCAGGTTTTCTAGATAGCAAATCTGGACAGCTTCCAAATTTGGCTTCTGATTCAGTAAATAGTGCTAATTTCAGGAGAGAAGGCCCCAGATTCAATTGTGGAGCGAGTCCTGGCAGGTTTTTCATGGAATGTCTAAGTTTAGGCAGCTCTGTTGAATTGAGAGAGGATATTGAGCAATTCGAGAATGAGAGCTGCCTCAGTAGGCCAACATATGGGTCTTTGGTTTCATTTAACAGTCAAGTGTTGCAGAAGATGAGTACGAAGAGGTCCAAATTTGGCCCAATGACTAAAATAACAAGATTAGCCGCACCCTCTATGGTAGGTGGTTCAGCTCTTGCCTTGCATTATTCAAACATCATAATTATCATAGAGAAGTTACTAAAGTATCCACATTTGATTGGGGACGATGCGAGGGATGATTTATACCAGATGTTGCCTTCCAGTTTAAGAGCTTCCCTTAGAAAGAGTCTCAAATCGTATATGAAGAATCTAGCAATATATGATGCTCCTCTTGCACATGATTGGAAGGAAGCACTTGATGAAATTTTAAGTTGGCTTTCTCCTATGGCTCATGATATGATCCGTTGGCAAACTGAGAGGAACTTCGAGCAACAACAAATAATATCGAGGGCCAATGTTCTATTGCTTCAGACTATATATTTTGCTGATAGGCAGAAGATAGAAGCAGTTATTTGTGAACTTTTGGTGGGGTTGAATTATATTTGTAGGTATGAACAGCAGCAAAATGCTTTATTGGATTGTACAAGTAGTTTGGACTTTGATGATTGTATGTCATGGAAAATGCAATATATTTCTGAACTTTAA